The genomic region AGCCGAAGCAAAGCCCCATACCGCCCTGCTCGTTGAGAGCAGGACACCACAAAAAAGTTTCCTTTTCCTTTTAGAAGAAAAAATCCGGCGCGCGCAAATCAAGAAAAGTGAAGAAAACTTTTTTGCTGGGCGGCGAGCGTTAGCGAGCGGCGGCGGGGCGGCTTCCTTAGTTCCGTTCAAAGTAGGTTCGCGCAAAGTGTATAATTACAGCATTCTTAATAAAAAAACAGTCCCGTTTGCGGGACTGTTTTAATAATTATTTTAAATCCAAGCAAAACTTAAAGTCAGGATTAGCGGCAACCAAAGTCTCGCGGTAAGTTTCAAGATATCTCCTGATTACTTCTTCATCGCTCCGATTTATCGGAACGCCTGCCCCGAGCTTGGCAAGAACCGGCATATGGCTGAAACGAAGAACTTCGGCAAGTTCAATCAATTCTTCCAGCATAGAGCCATTTGATGTAGGAATAAAAATATCAGAAATATTGTCAGTTCCTATCTCCACCCTTATTCCATAAAATAGCATTTCAAAAACTCTGGCAATACTGTTACGAGTAGGTCCATTCAAAGACCTTAACTGATTCATTCCGACAGCGGCTTTAGGGCAACATTTAACCCCAATATGATATCTTTTTGAACCATCAAGAACTTTTTTGAATGCTTCCTCTGAATAAGCCGATGGCGAAATCTCATGAACAGCCCAAAATTGCGGCTTGACATCATATGACTTTGGTTCGCCAACTATGCGACGAATAAATTCAATAAAATCAAGAGTTTGACGCTGACGCGGATCATTATACTGGTCAACGTGAATATGAACTTCTTTTCCAAGTTCTAATCCAAGGTTAATTACCCTTCTAAAATGCGCGTCTTCACCAATAATTCCCCCGCACTCCGGACGATTGTCTTTTTCCGGCAAAGCGCCTATTATATCGGCCAATTTACAAGCTTCTTCAAAAATTTCCCAACGCGATTTTGAATACTTAGGATCATCTTTAAATCCAAAAATAGGGTATGCCGCAATTCTAAAATCAATCTTTTTGCGGTATTGCTCCTTTAACTCAAGAGCTATACCCAACGGAATCAATCCGACATCCGGCGAAGTATCAATAAAAGAAACAATTTCTTTAACGCCTGTCGCGACCATTAAATCAAGATGGGTTTTTATTCTTTCCCGTAAATCTTCCGAATTGTTATACGCCAAGCCTTTATGCAATTCGCCCATTAAAACCTGCTTCTGCCTTAATGAAAAAGTAGCAGCATCCGCAGGGTCAACCCCGCAATGATAAAAATATTTCTTGTCAAAAGTTCCGGCTCTGTCCAGATGAGAGTGGCCATTCACATAGCCGCCTAATTCTTTAACCATCTGATCTAAAGTTTTTCTGAACAGGCCTTCATAACAAGGCATGGACGACAAATCTGTTTTATTCTGCATATCCTTCACTTCATTCATAAATCCTCCTTATAAGTTTATCAGCGAACTGCTTGTTAACATAAGTCTTGATAAGACCCGCGTCAAGCTATACAATAATAAAATCATTTGATGAAAAAAGAATTTTTTATAATATTATTAAGTCTTATTGTTTTTGCGCTGTTTTATCTGATTTATGAATATTACTTTATAAATTCGGCGGAAGCGCCGATGCTTCCCGCGCAAACAGGAAATGCAATGCCGGAAACAAACCAAGCCGGACCGGTTAGCCAATCCACGGCAACAGCGCCGAAATATCCGGGCAGTTTCCGCGGGCCAACAGGAATGCCTTTTATCCAAGGGCCGACTGAACAACCGCCGGGACAATAAATAAATTATTTAAAGCGGGTGTAGTACAGTGGCAGTACACCTGGTTGCCAATCAGGATACGAGGGTTCGATTCCCTTCACCCGCTCAAATTTTTTAAAAAATCTCTTAAAAATTGCCATATCATATCAAAAAGGAACAATTTTTCCACCAATAACTTCATACATCCCCGTAACATTACCAAGAAGCTTTCCCTGATTAAGTTTGACACAGATCGGATATGCGTCACCCTTTATAGGTTTTGCTTATAAACCTATAAAAATAACTTGATTTTTATAGGTTTATGCATTAATCTATAAGCATGGAAGATAAAAAAATACGCATAGGAAAAGCAGCTGAAATACTGGGCATGAGTGTTCAAACTCTTCGCAACTGGGAAAAAACCGGAAAACTTTTGCCACAACGAAGCCAGGGATGGCAACGTTACTATTTTTTACAAGATCTGGAACGTTTTGCGCTTGATCTTGAAAAACTTGGATTGGCTTGGGCCGCGAGCGCGCAACCGCCGGAAATTCCGACTGATTATTATTGCGAACAACAGGCGCGGTTTATGAGTCGTTTGGAAAAAATGGGATTGCTTCTTGCCCACGCAGACACGGTGGGCGAGAAAGCGGCATCTCTTCTTACGACAGTCGCGGGCGAAATTGGAGATAATTCTTTTATGCACAATATTGGCAGTTGGCCTGATATACCGGGAATATTTTTTGCATATGATATCGGCAAACGGGTCATTGTGCTTGCTGATCGCGGACAAGGCGTTCGAAAAACTTTATCTCGCGTGCGTCCCAATATTAAAACGGATGTTGAAGCGCTCCGCGTCGCGTTTACGGAAATTGTATCAGGGAGAGAGCCGGAAAAACGAGGAAACGGATTAAAAGTAGTGCGGCGCATCATAGAGTTAAACCCCATATATCTGCTTTTCCGGTCTGGAGTCGCAGCAGTGAAAAGTCCGAAAAAACAGTCAGGTTCAATAACAATCGCGGCAATGTCCGAGAACGTACGCGGCGCATATGCAATAATAAAATTTTAAATTAAAAACATGCAAACAATCTATCTTAAAAAATTCGGCAAAGTCTTAATTTCGCGACCGGCAGGCCTTGAAACGTTCAATGGGATTCGCCCGACTCTTAATAAGAACGAGTCGGTACAAATAGATTTTGAGGGTGTTTTAGCGGTTACGCCATCGTGGTTTGATGAATTTCTCACGAACCTTGCAGAATATATTGAAAACGATGTCGTGCTCCTGCCTACTAAAAATGCATCGGTGCTCGCCGCATTGCCGGTTCTCATAACCAACCGACAGGATAAGGTTGCTGAAATTATCCAACGATTTTTGGATAAGAATAAAAAATAATCCGTTTAACGTTTATTTTTGATTATCTCGTCAATCAAGCCGTATTCTTTGGCTTCAACGGCTGTCAGATAAAAATCCCGGTCGGTGTCTTTTTCTATTTTACCAATAGGCTGACCGGTGTGTTTAGATAAAATCTGATTCAGTTTATCTTTTATTTTAATAATGTGCCGGGCGGTTATTTCAACTTCAATAGCCTGACCCTCAACTCCGCCCATAACCTGATGAAGAAGAATTTCCGAATTAGGCAAAGCAATGCGCTTGCCTTTTTTTCCGGCTCCCAAAAGAACCGCGCCCATTGAAGCGGCCATGCCGACGCAAATTGTCCTAACATCGGCCTTCACATACTGCATAGTGTCATAAATCGCCATACCGGCAGTTACCGAACCGCCCGGAGTATTAATATAAATGCTGATGTCTTTTTTAGCGTCTTCATGGTCTAAAAACAACAGCTGGGCTATTATGCTGTTGGCTACCGCGTCCGAAATCGCGCCGCCGATAAAAATTATCCTTTCTTTTAAAAGCCGCGAGTAAATATCATAAGCGCGTTCGCCGTATTGGGATTTTTCTATAACAGTAGGTATTAAGTTCATCCCTCACCTTTAAAGGATTGCTTGCCCCTTACTTTTGTAAAAAGTGAGCGGGCTAAGCCGATACAATATCCTTTATTTTGATTAACTGACCTTTAATTATTTTTAAAAACATAATTTGTTCATTATACATTATCCCCGATCCTTTAAAGGTGAGGGATATTTTTTATTTAACTAAAATTGGTAATTTCCGCTGGCCGGAATAAATATCAAATCGTTCTTTCCTTGAACTGACTTTAGAAAAATTCAAAATTTCTATCCCAATAACTTTACCATTTTTATCAATATCAACCAAAAAACCTTCTCTTTCTTCAAGAGTTTTAACCACTTTCGCTTTATTAATTCTTATATAAAGCGCGTCTGATTCTTTATCATATTTAATCATCATATTTTATAAGCGGTAATAATTTTAAAATTTTCTTTTTCTTGATAATAAATAACGATTATTTTTTCGTCTTTATTGATATAAACACATTTAATTGAGCCATCGGATTGAAATTCCCTATTTTGTCCTTTTAGTAAAATTTCTTTTATGTCATTTCCAGAAATGCCCCTTTCTTTCATTCTTTCAATGGCGTGTTTACTATATCTTATTTTCATTATAACAATAAATCATAAAAATGGCACGATTAACAACGCGACAATATTTATAACTTTAATAAGAGGATTTATTGCCGGTCCGGCAGTATCCTTGTATGGATCGCCGACAGTATCGCCGGTAACAGCGGCTTTATGCGCGTCCGATCCCTTGCCGCCAAAATTACCTTCTTCAATATATTTTTTGGCATTATCCCATGCGGCGCCGCCCGAAGTCATTGAGATCGCCAGGAAAAAACCGGAAATAATGGAGCCGATTAAAAATCCGCCAAGAGCTTCGGCTCCAAGAATGAACCCGACCGCTAAAACCGCAATAATCGGAATAATGGCCGGCGCAATCATTTCTTTAAGCGCGGCTTTGGTAACTATATCAACAGCGCGGGCATAATCCGGCTTAGCTTTTCT from Candidatus Niyogibacteria bacterium harbors:
- a CDS encoding MerR family DNA-binding transcriptional regulator, producing MEDKKIRIGKAAEILGMSVQTLRNWEKTGKLLPQRSQGWQRYYFLQDLERFALDLEKLGLAWAASAQPPEIPTDYYCEQQARFMSRLEKMGLLLAHADTVGEKAASLLTTVAGEIGDNSFMHNIGSWPDIPGIFFAYDIGKRVIVLADRGQGVRKTLSRVRPNIKTDVEALRVAFTEIVSGREPEKRGNGLKVVRRIIELNPIYLLFRSGVAAVKSPKKQSGSITIAAMSENVRGAYAIIKF
- a CDS encoding DUF4325 domain-containing protein, with product MQTIYLKKFGKVLISRPAGLETFNGIRPTLNKNESVQIDFEGVLAVTPSWFDEFLTNLAEYIENDVVLLPTKNASVLAALPVLITNRQDKVAEIIQRFLDKNKK
- the clpP gene encoding ATP-dependent Clp endopeptidase proteolytic subunit ClpP — protein: MNLIPTVIEKSQYGERAYDIYSRLLKERIIFIGGAISDAVANSIIAQLLFLDHEDAKKDISIYINTPGGSVTAGMAIYDTMQYVKADVRTICVGMAASMGAVLLGAGKKGKRIALPNSEILLHQVMGGVEGQAIEVEITARHIIKIKDKLNQILSKHTGQPIGKIEKDTDRDFYLTAVEAKEYGLIDEIIKNKR
- a CDS encoding DUF2283 domain-containing protein, which gives rise to MMIKYDKESDALYIRINKAKVVKTLEEREGFLVDIDKNGKVIGIEILNFSKVSSRKERFDIYSGQRKLPILVK
- a CDS encoding DUF4258 domain-containing protein, whose protein sequence is MKIRYSKHAIERMKERGISGNDIKEILLKGQNREFQSDGSIKCVYINKDEKIIVIYYQEKENFKIITAYKI